Proteins found in one Homalodisca vitripennis isolate AUS2020 chromosome 4, UT_GWSS_2.1, whole genome shotgun sequence genomic segment:
- the LOC124359908 gene encoding uncharacterized protein LOC124359908 — translation MENLLAANPRILQQLREELQQLLRRRLQGLGVDPSWGALPPSTFSSKMATLSHQRQITAKNHKIYYTLRDKLSHDADTAAAARRMSADQQTAEDSLLSRLRRKAALVINATKFTYHMESLKKKDGVTKSSATQFTKSQPLASSSPKMSSSPLIASNSPQQAASNTSYDSANLVIPKIQATSAEDSLSLLSSCEEEEEEEDKQITVQVTAHLKPVTSSETGSYKSALRNAVSTGSLAKKKVLFVDEAIKDDKRSLSESSVIASHSVGATRSQSVASLVQEIQQQLGQRSGKPANSVDLLSLPEAASKDTMELPLSQILPLSRSGRELLQGSLGPEPAAAARKRQGMNVLQLPSVLSPPHSISSLASSQLDSPTSNLDWALQDLEDNLRE, via the exons ATGGAGAATCTGCTAGCAGCAAACCCCAGGATCCTCCAGCAGTTAAGGGAAGAGCTACAACAGCTGTTGAGACGTCGGTTGCAGGGACTAGGGGTGGATCCAAGCTGGGGTGCATTGCCTCCCTCCACCTTCTCTTCCAAGATGGCTACTCTCTCCCATCAGCGTCAGATCACTGCCAAG AATCACAAGATCTACTATACTCTGAGGGACAAGTTGAGCCATGATGCTGACACAGCTGCAGCTGCTCGCAGAATGTCTGCAGACCAGCAGACTGCAGAGGACAGTCTATTGTCTCGCTTGCGGAGGAAGGCAGCTTTGGTCATAAACGCAACCAAGTTCACTTACCACATGG AATCACTGAAAAAGAAAGATGGTGTAACCAAATCAAGCGCAACACAATTCACCAAGTCTCAGCCTTTGGCTTCTTCTAGTCCTAAGATGTCTTCTAGTCCACTGATAGCTTCTAATTCCCCTCAACAAGCAGCAAGCAACACAAGTTATGATAGTGCAAATTTGGT GATTCCAAAGATCCAAgctacatctgctgaagactcaCTGTCACTGTTGTCGTCCTGTGAAGAGGAAGAGGAAGAGGAGGACAAGCAGATCACTGTCCAAGTCACAGCTCACCTCAAGCCTGTCACCAGCTCTGAGACTGGCTCATACAAGAGTGCCTTACGTAATGCTGTCTCCACAGGCAGTCTTGCTAAAAAGAAGGTTCTCTTTGTTGATGAAGCCATTAAAG ATGACAAGAGGTCCTTGAGTGAGAGTTCAGTGATAGCATCTCACAGTGTAGGTGCTACTCGCAGTCAGTCTGTAGCTAGTCTCGTACAGGAGATCCAACAGCAG TTGGGACAGAGAAGTGGGAAGCCTGCCAATTCGGTGGATCTTCTGAGTCTACCCGAGGCAGCATCGAAGGATACTATGGAATTACCTCTCAGTCAGATCCTGCCCCTTTCACGCTCAGGACGGGAACTGCTGCAAGGTTCACTCGGACCTGAGCCGGCAGCTGCTGCCAGGAAGAGACAAGGGATGAATGTGCTACAGCTGCCGTCTGTGCTCTCTCCCCCTCACAGCATCAGCAGCCTGGCCAGTTCCCAGCTAGACTCTCCCACCAGCAACCTAGACTGGGCCCTACAGGATCTGGAGGATAATCTTAGAGAGTGA